One window of the Haloarcula halobia genome contains the following:
- a CDS encoding helix-turn-helix domain-containing protein, whose translation MPESMSEQLRQEMVCEGLLECFHGLSQLDTECFQALVEAEEPLTVDDIAESVERERSTAYRSVQRLLQAGFIRKEQRNYEHGGYCHVYTPTDPSEIADQMQRVLNDWYAKMGQLIQEFETKYATGTESPAQVER comes from the coding sequence ATGCCAGAGTCGATGAGCGAACAGTTACGCCAGGAGATGGTGTGTGAGGGGCTGCTCGAGTGCTTCCACGGGCTCTCGCAGCTCGACACCGAGTGCTTCCAGGCGCTCGTCGAAGCCGAGGAACCGCTGACGGTCGACGACATCGCCGAGTCGGTCGAGCGCGAACGCTCGACGGCCTATCGGTCGGTCCAGCGCCTCCTCCAGGCGGGCTTCATCCGGAAAGAGCAGCGAAACTACGAGCACGGGGGGTACTGTCACGTGTACACTCCGACGGACCCCTCGGAGATCGCCGACCAGATGCAGCGCGTGCTCAACGACTGGTACGCCAAGATGGGCCAGCTCATCCAGGAGTTCGAGACGAAGTACGCGACAGGCACCGAGTCGCCGGCCCAGGTAGAGCGCTGA
- a CDS encoding inorganic phosphate transporter, with the protein MDVSVVALFLVAGLASLFMAWVIGAGSSGATPFAPAVGANAISTMRAAFVVGIFGLAGAVTQGANVSEAVGRGLVGGVSLPALGVIVALLAGAGLMAVGIYTGYPIATAFTVTGAVIGVGLALGGAPVWGKYQQIATVWVLTPVVGGGLAYGIASVLPRPTVPEAATVPTLAALVGVVLANVEFAFLGPGGGPGTLTGFGQRVLGLDGLVAAVLLSGVVALVVWSAVYRDIRRDEAAGLRHVLLALGSLVAFSAGGSQVGLAVGPLLPLLDEVGTLSPAVVLAGGGVGILVGSWTGAPRMIKSLAQDYSSLGPRRSIAALVPSFLIAQTAVFLGVPVSFNEIIVSAIIGSGAAVGGGSAVDPRKILVTVGAWAGSFVLSLAVGYGSMTAMSAL; encoded by the coding sequence ATGGATGTCTCCGTCGTCGCGCTCTTTCTGGTCGCCGGGCTCGCGAGTCTGTTCATGGCCTGGGTCATCGGTGCCGGCTCCAGCGGCGCGACCCCGTTTGCCCCCGCCGTCGGCGCGAACGCAATCTCGACGATGCGCGCTGCGTTCGTCGTCGGCATCTTCGGGCTGGCGGGCGCGGTGACACAGGGAGCGAACGTCTCTGAGGCCGTCGGCCGCGGCCTCGTCGGTGGCGTCAGTCTCCCCGCCCTCGGGGTCATCGTCGCACTCCTCGCCGGGGCGGGGCTCATGGCCGTCGGCATCTACACCGGGTATCCCATCGCGACGGCCTTCACCGTCACCGGTGCGGTCATCGGTGTCGGCCTGGCTCTCGGTGGGGCGCCCGTCTGGGGGAAGTACCAGCAGATAGCGACCGTCTGGGTGCTGACGCCCGTCGTCGGTGGGGGACTCGCCTACGGCATCGCGAGCGTGTTGCCGCGGCCGACGGTCCCGGAGGCGGCGACGGTTCCCACCCTCGCCGCGCTGGTCGGCGTCGTCCTCGCCAACGTCGAGTTCGCCTTCCTCGGCCCCGGCGGCGGTCCCGGGACGCTCACCGGGTTCGGCCAGCGCGTCCTCGGTCTCGACGGACTCGTCGCGGCCGTCCTCCTGTCCGGAGTCGTCGCCCTCGTCGTCTGGAGTGCGGTCTACCGGGACATCCGTCGCGACGAGGCGGCCGGACTCAGACACGTCCTGCTGGCCCTCGGTTCGCTGGTCGCGTTCTCGGCCGGGGGGAGTCAGGTCGGCCTCGCGGTGGGCCCCCTCTTACCGCTACTGGACGAGGTGGGGACGCTGTCGCCGGCGGTCGTGCTGGCCGGTGGTGGCGTCGGCATCCTCGTCGGGTCCTGGACCGGTGCCCCGCGGATGATAAAGTCGCTCGCCCAGGACTACTCTTCACTGGGGCCGCGCCGCTCGATCGCGGCGCTCGTCCCCTCGTTTCTCATCGCACAGACAGCGGTGTTCCTGGGCGTGCCGGTGTCGTTCAACGAGATAATCGTCAGCGCAATCATCGGCAGCGGGGCCGCGGTCGGCGGCGGGAGCGCCGTCGACCCGCGGAAGATTCTGGTCACGGTCGGTGCCTGGGCCGGCTCCTTTGTCCTCTCGCTGGCCGTCGGCTACGGGTCGATGACGGCCATGAGCGCCCTGTAA
- a CDS encoding LSM domain-containing protein: protein MSGRPLDVLEASLGEEVTVQLKGGEIFEGELTGYDQHMNLVIEDEDTTIIRGDNVVSINP, encoded by the coding sequence ATGAGTGGACGACCGCTTGACGTACTCGAAGCGTCGCTGGGCGAAGAGGTCACCGTACAGCTGAAGGGGGGCGAGATATTCGAGGGCGAACTGACGGGCTACGACCAGCACATGAACCTGGTCATCGAAGACGAAGACACAACGATTATACGCGGGGATAACGTCGTCTCGATTAATCCATGA
- a CDS encoding universal stress protein produces the protein MYDRILVPTDGSSDAERAVEHALDLAETSGADLYVLYVVDTNPLPLDPRTQQVVGYLEEAGRRAEAEVLERARGRDVDTVVTDVLEGSPHEAILEYADDNDVDLIVMGTHGRRGLDRVLLGSVTQRVLRTTDVPVLVVRPPSDDEA, from the coding sequence ATGTACGACCGGATACTGGTGCCGACGGACGGGAGTTCGGACGCCGAGCGCGCCGTCGAACACGCCCTGGACCTGGCTGAGACGTCCGGCGCGGACCTGTACGTGCTATACGTCGTCGACACGAATCCCCTCCCGCTCGACCCACGTACCCAGCAGGTCGTCGGGTACCTGGAGGAGGCGGGCCGGCGCGCGGAGGCGGAGGTCCTCGAGCGTGCCCGCGGGCGAGACGTCGATACCGTCGTCACTGACGTCCTGGAGGGGTCTCCTCACGAGGCCATCCTCGAGTACGCCGACGACAACGACGTCGACCTGATCGTGATGGGGACCCACGGCAGGCGCGGCCTCGACAGGGTGCTGCTCGGGAGCGTGACCCAGCGCGTCCTTCGGACAACCGACGTCCCGGTGCTGGTGGTCCGCCCCCCGTCGGACGACGAGGCCTGA
- a CDS encoding sulfite exporter TauE/SafE family protein, with protein sequence MEILGLGLGMVALFVGFGLLIGVLFGFFGMGGSFLVTPALLVMGYPTRVAVGSGLAFVFGTSVIATLKHRDLGQVDYKLGVLMIAGTTAGIEVGKGVVLHLESLGMAGSIISVTYVVLLGGIGAFVTYEALKGGGGGGIDHDAADDDVDADDIPDIAKKIQSYRVPPMISLRGGVSVSLWMILGVAFVTGLLSGFLGVGGGFIRMPALFYLIGVPVPIAVGTDLFEIVFSGGLGSFLYALDGGVDLSIVVPLLAGSAFGARVGSAATSIVDEDDIKVYFGLMLLGGALAVAVREAGNFYGIDVLNTVSLVLILGSALLVSGAVVYSSITALRDETKTSSPA encoded by the coding sequence ATGGAGATACTCGGACTCGGTCTGGGGATGGTCGCACTGTTCGTCGGGTTCGGGCTCCTCATCGGGGTCCTGTTCGGGTTCTTCGGCATGGGTGGGTCGTTCCTGGTCACGCCGGCGCTCCTGGTGATGGGGTATCCGACCCGCGTCGCCGTCGGGAGCGGCCTCGCCTTCGTCTTCGGGACCTCGGTCATCGCGACCCTGAAACACCGCGACCTCGGACAGGTCGATTACAAACTGGGCGTGTTGATGATCGCCGGGACGACCGCCGGCATCGAGGTCGGCAAGGGGGTCGTTTTGCACCTCGAGTCACTCGGGATGGCCGGCAGCATCATCAGCGTCACGTACGTCGTCCTGCTGGGTGGTATCGGCGCCTTCGTCACCTACGAGGCACTCAAGGGCGGTGGTGGCGGCGGCATCGACCACGACGCGGCGGACGACGACGTCGACGCCGACGACATCCCGGACATCGCAAAGAAGATACAGTCGTACCGCGTCCCGCCCATGATATCCCTCCGTGGTGGCGTCAGCGTGTCGCTGTGGATGATTCTCGGCGTCGCGTTCGTGACCGGACTCCTGTCCGGGTTCCTCGGCGTCGGCGGCGGGTTCATCCGCATGCCCGCGCTGTTCTACCTCATCGGCGTGCCGGTGCCCATCGCCGTCGGGACCGACCTCTTCGAGATCGTCTTCTCGGGGGGGCTGGGGAGCTTCCTGTACGCACTCGACGGCGGCGTCGACCTCTCCATCGTGGTCCCGCTGCTCGCCGGGAGTGCCTTCGGGGCCCGCGTCGGCTCGGCCGCGACCAGCATCGTCGACGAGGACGACATCAAGGTCTACTTCGGCCTGATGTTGCTCGGTGGCGCGCTGGCCGTCGCGGTCCGTGAGGCCGGCAACTTCTACGGTATCGACGTGCTGAACACCGTCAGTCTCGTGCTCATCCTCGGGTCGGCGCTACTGGTCAGCGGCGCCGTCGTCTACAGCAGCATCACCGCGCTGCGAGACGAGACAAAGACGTCCTCGCCGGCATGA
- a CDS encoding DoxX family membrane protein, which yields MGFVYICAGLGHFLAPKVVEQVVPPQLPRPRALVYLSGAAEVLLGAGVLFERTRRLSARGLVGLLVAVFPANVYMAVTDDLALEGVPEPLRDPPDAALWARLPLQAVLVAWAWWYTDRSSGAE from the coding sequence ATGGGTTTCGTCTACATCTGTGCGGGCCTTGGCCACTTCCTCGCCCCGAAGGTGGTCGAACAGGTCGTGCCACCGCAGCTCCCGCGGCCGCGAGCGCTCGTCTACCTCTCCGGGGCCGCGGAAGTCCTGCTCGGCGCCGGCGTCCTCTTCGAGCGGACCCGGCGGCTGTCGGCCCGGGGACTGGTCGGCCTGCTCGTGGCCGTGTTCCCGGCGAACGTATACATGGCGGTGACCGACGACCTGGCCCTCGAGGGGGTGCCGGAACCGCTGCGCGACCCGCCGGATGCGGCGCTGTGGGCGCGGCTGCCGCTCCAGGCCGTCCTCGTCGCCTGGGCGTGGTGGTACACCGACCGGTCGTCGGGTGCGGAGTAG
- a CDS encoding universal stress protein: protein MRAIYATDLSAASEAAIENETCLECLGRIGVETIHLVTVIPSNVHAGMPGMDFRERRERGLARYRKVMADAGFATETHVVRGTPHRRINGIAEAERADLTIIGSRGQSPLENRVIGSTARNLARTTVVPLLVNRIEREADDPDVLRAHLFQRVLYATDFSENAERAFDAFSYLRHATQAATLVHVDSPKDATDDAGDPADRLDELAATLSQWDIDTTVEVRRGDPADEILDVESTVQPTTTLVGSRGRSRMRRLLLGSVSEDVVARANGNVYLVPPPRTA from the coding sequence ATGAGGGCGATATACGCGACAGACCTCTCGGCGGCGAGCGAAGCAGCGATAGAGAACGAGACGTGCCTCGAGTGTCTCGGCCGCATCGGCGTCGAGACGATACACCTCGTCACGGTCATCCCGTCCAACGTCCACGCGGGGATGCCCGGGATGGACTTCAGAGAGCGGCGCGAGCGCGGACTCGCCCGGTACCGGAAGGTGATGGCGGATGCCGGGTTCGCGACCGAGACCCACGTCGTGCGCGGGACCCCTCACCGGCGTATCAACGGCATCGCCGAGGCCGAGCGCGCGGATCTGACGATAATCGGCTCGCGCGGACAGAGTCCGCTCGAGAACCGCGTCATCGGGTCGACGGCCCGCAACCTCGCGCGGACCACCGTCGTCCCGCTCCTGGTCAACCGCATCGAGCGCGAGGCCGACGACCCGGACGTACTCAGAGCGCACCTGTTCCAGCGGGTGCTCTACGCGACCGACTTCTCCGAGAACGCCGAGCGCGCGTTCGACGCGTTCTCGTATCTCCGACACGCGACGCAGGCGGCGACGCTCGTCCACGTCGATTCACCGAAAGACGCCACGGACGACGCCGGGGATCCGGCGGACCGTCTCGACGAGCTCGCGGCGACCCTCTCCCAGTGGGACATCGACACGACCGTCGAGGTCCGGCGCGGTGACCCGGCCGACGAGATCCTCGACGTCGAATCGACGGTGCAACCGACGACGACGCTCGTCGGCTCCCGGGGCCGGAGCCGGATGCGCCGGCTGTTGCTCGGGAGCGTCTCCGAGGACGTCGTGGCCCGCGCGAACGGGAACGTCTACCTCGTCCCGCCGCCACGAACCGCCTGA
- a CDS encoding DUF7512 family protein, which translates to MVDLGALASMGDGVLDAATLIGIVLVEAALLYVGYGAVEEAFGHAVVKRIRGE; encoded by the coding sequence ATGGTAGACCTCGGAGCCCTCGCGTCGATGGGCGACGGCGTCCTCGACGCGGCGACCCTCATCGGAATCGTCCTCGTCGAGGCGGCGCTCCTCTACGTTGGTTACGGGGCGGTCGAAGAGGCGTTCGGACACGCGGTGGTCAAACGGATACGGGGTGAGTGA
- a CDS encoding M20/M25/M40 family metallo-hydrolase: MDEPQRAFLESLLETPGPSGYEANSQRVWVDYVAEFADEVYTDDYGNAVAKLDGGEMSVALAGHGDEIGFIVRDLTDDGFVRLSRIGGSDKTVTRGQHVTIHTADGPVPGVVGQTAIHLRDPDDEAVAEISEQYVDVGAADGDEVAALVDRGDPVTFSQEIRSLENGRLSARGMDNRIGIWAAAEGLRRAAERGTDATLYAVSTVQEEVGLQGAKMVGFDVAPDAALAIDVTHATDAPESPGKRSTGVELGGGPVVARGSANHPVVVDALREVGETAGIDVQLQATGTRTGTDADAFYTSRDGVPSVNVGLPNRYMHTPVEVIDPADLDALADLVAGFAADAAAYAPFSVDV, translated from the coding sequence ATGGACGAACCACAGCGTGCGTTCCTCGAGTCGTTGCTGGAGACGCCCGGGCCGTCGGGCTACGAGGCGAACAGCCAGCGGGTCTGGGTCGACTACGTCGCCGAGTTCGCCGACGAGGTGTACACCGACGACTACGGCAACGCGGTGGCGAAACTGGACGGGGGCGAGATGTCGGTGGCGCTCGCGGGCCACGGCGACGAGATCGGCTTCATCGTCCGCGACCTCACGGACGACGGGTTCGTGCGCCTGAGCCGTATCGGCGGGTCCGACAAGACGGTCACGCGCGGCCAGCACGTCACGATACACACGGCCGACGGCCCGGTCCCCGGCGTCGTCGGGCAGACGGCCATCCACCTCCGCGACCCCGACGACGAGGCCGTCGCGGAGATCAGCGAGCAGTACGTCGACGTCGGGGCAGCGGACGGCGACGAGGTGGCGGCCCTGGTCGACCGGGGGGACCCGGTGACGTTCTCCCAGGAGATTCGCTCCCTCGAAAACGGGCGGCTCTCGGCCCGCGGGATGGACAACCGGATCGGTATCTGGGCGGCCGCCGAGGGGCTCCGTCGGGCGGCCGAGCGCGGCACCGACGCGACGCTCTACGCCGTCTCGACGGTCCAGGAGGAGGTCGGACTCCAGGGCGCGAAGATGGTCGGCTTCGACGTCGCCCCCGACGCGGCGCTTGCCATCGACGTGACCCACGCGACCGACGCCCCGGAGTCGCCCGGCAAGCGCTCGACCGGCGTGGAGCTCGGCGGCGGGCCGGTCGTCGCCCGCGGGAGCGCGAACCACCCGGTCGTCGTCGACGCGCTCCGCGAGGTCGGCGAGACGGCGGGCATCGACGTCCAGCTGCAGGCCACCGGCACGCGGACCGGCACCGACGCGGACGCGTTCTACACCTCCCGCGACGGCGTCCCCTCGGTCAACGTCGGCCTCCCGAACCGCTACATGCACACGCCGGTCGAGGTCATCGACCCGGCGGACCTGGACGCGCTCGCGGACCTGGTGGCCGGGTTCGCGGCCGACGCCGCGGCGTACGCCCCCTTCAGCGTCGACGTCTGA
- a CDS encoding 50S ribosomal protein L37e: MTGAGTPSQGKKNTTTHVKCRRCGEKSYHKKKKVCASCGFGKSAKRRDYEWQSKAGE; encoded by the coding sequence ATGACTGGTGCAGGAACTCCGAGCCAGGGTAAGAAAAACACCACGACACACGTGAAGTGTCGCCGGTGTGGGGAAAAGTCGTATCACAAGAAAAAGAAGGTCTGTGCGTCGTGTGGCTTCGGCAAATCGGCGAAACGACGCGATTACGAGTGGCAGTCAAAGGCCGGCGAGTAA
- a CDS encoding FAD-binding domain-containing protein, translating into MADPSLPRPVPARPAPPAAGSGCVVWHRRHLRTTDHPALAYAAREYDTLCPLFVFDPRFYDDASLACDARIRFLHECLSDLQDQYADRGGELTLAHGDPVAVLEGFVDAGWDVVATADPTGRYGRRRDDAAARRCDVTFVDGDGLVRDATDTRENWSDRVEAWFTAQEATWDGTAVTLRNESTSVTVDAVENAYDVEPQKTDVPRGGTTAARRRLRYFTRHLGEYPGSISAPADAETGTSRLSPYLRFGCLSVREVYQYVDEHATHDRGRQMFVSRLYWNRHYNQKLEDWPGWMHRAVNPVLRDVHADTYDPDLVTAWKQGETGYPMVDASMRCLRETGWLNFRMRAMCASVLCDLLRQPWRVGADWFYYHLVDADPAINYTQFQSQAGVVGTNMLRTYNPRKQVRDNDPEGTFVRRWVPELEPLPVEHLDQPEKTPLHVQDECGVTIGEDYPYPVVEYEAARQARLEEVESLQDGAEAALSDPEVARRASLSRRGRTDDSVDGCADDLGDDDGSQTSLSSF; encoded by the coding sequence GTGGCGGACCCATCGCTTCCCCGTCCCGTGCCCGCGAGGCCCGCACCGCCGGCAGCGGGCAGCGGGTGTGTCGTCTGGCATCGCCGGCACCTCCGCACCACCGACCACCCGGCCCTGGCGTACGCGGCGCGAGAGTACGACACGCTCTGTCCGCTGTTCGTCTTCGACCCCCGCTTCTACGACGACGCGTCGCTGGCCTGTGACGCCCGGATCCGCTTTCTCCACGAGTGTCTCTCCGACCTCCAGGACCAGTACGCCGACCGCGGCGGCGAACTGACCCTCGCACACGGGGACCCGGTCGCGGTGCTCGAGGGGTTCGTCGACGCGGGGTGGGACGTCGTCGCCACCGCCGACCCGACCGGCCGCTACGGCCGTCGGCGTGACGACGCCGCGGCGCGGCGCTGTGACGTGACCTTCGTCGACGGCGACGGGCTGGTGCGAGACGCTACCGACACCCGGGAGAACTGGAGTGACCGCGTCGAGGCCTGGTTCACCGCCCAGGAGGCGACGTGGGACGGGACCGCGGTCACGCTCCGGAACGAGTCGACGTCCGTCACTGTCGATGCTGTCGAGAACGCGTACGACGTCGAGCCTCAGAAGACGGACGTCCCGCGGGGCGGCACCACCGCGGCACGCCGGCGGTTGCGCTACTTCACGCGGCACCTCGGGGAGTACCCCGGAAGCATCTCCGCGCCGGCGGACGCGGAGACCGGAACCAGCCGGCTCTCGCCGTACCTCCGGTTTGGCTGTCTGTCCGTCCGCGAGGTCTACCAGTACGTCGACGAGCACGCGACCCACGACCGGGGGCGACAGATGTTCGTGTCCCGGCTGTACTGGAACCGCCACTACAACCAGAAGCTCGAGGACTGGCCGGGGTGGATGCACAGGGCGGTGAACCCGGTGTTGCGGGACGTCCACGCCGACACCTACGACCCGGACCTGGTGACCGCCTGGAAGCAGGGCGAGACCGGGTACCCGATGGTGGATGCCTCGATGCGCTGTCTTCGGGAGACCGGCTGGCTGAACTTCCGGATGCGCGCGATGTGTGCCTCCGTCCTCTGTGACCTGCTGCGCCAGCCGTGGCGGGTCGGGGCCGACTGGTTCTACTACCACCTCGTCGACGCGGACCCGGCGATAAACTACACGCAGTTCCAGAGCCAGGCGGGCGTCGTCGGGACGAACATGCTGCGCACGTACAACCCGCGGAAACAGGTCCGGGACAACGACCCGGAGGGCACGTTCGTGCGGCGGTGGGTGCCGGAACTCGAACCGCTCCCCGTCGAACACCTGGACCAGCCCGAGAAGACCCCGCTACACGTCCAGGACGAATGTGGAGTCACGATCGGCGAGGACTACCCGTACCCCGTGGTCGAGTACGAGGCGGCGCGACAGGCGCGCCTGGAGGAAGTCGAGTCGCTCCAGGACGGCGCCGAGGCCGCCCTGTCCGACCCCGAAGTCGCCCGGCGAGCGTCGCTATCCCGGCGTGGCCGGACAGACGACTCCGTGGACGGGTGCGCGGACGATCTGGGGGACGACGACGGGTCGCAGACGTCACTGTCCTCGTTCTGA
- a CDS encoding MBL fold metallo-hydrolase — MNPEDFPSPDEEVETVDPATLKQRIDDGEDVTLLDTRMESDYEEWAIDGESVSSINVPYYEFLDDDIDADVLETVPDDREVTVLCAKGGASEYVAGRLAEHDYEVEHLEEGMNGWARIYEAVEVTDYTGAGTLLQYQRPSSGCLGYLIYDDGEAAVIDPLRAFTDRYLEDAEDLGVDLQYALDTHIHADHISGVRDLDEAGVEGVIPAAAVDRGVTYADELTTAADGDTFSVGEVTIEAVYTPGHTTGMTSYLVDGSLLATGDGLFVESVARPDLEEGDEGAPDAARMLYESLNDRVLSLSDDTLVGGAHFSDAAEPAADGTYTAPIGQLVEEMDALTMDEDEFVELILSDMPPRPANYEDIIATNLGQNAVDDDRAFTLELGPNNCAASQESLAGD, encoded by the coding sequence ATGAATCCAGAAGACTTCCCGAGTCCGGACGAAGAGGTGGAGACGGTCGACCCTGCGACACTCAAGCAGCGCATCGACGACGGTGAGGACGTCACGCTGCTCGATACGCGGATGGAATCGGACTACGAGGAGTGGGCCATCGACGGCGAGAGCGTCTCGTCCATCAACGTCCCGTACTACGAGTTCCTCGACGACGATATCGACGCGGACGTCCTCGAGACAGTCCCCGACGACCGCGAGGTGACAGTCCTGTGTGCGAAAGGCGGCGCCAGCGAGTACGTCGCCGGTCGGCTCGCCGAGCACGACTACGAGGTCGAACACCTCGAGGAGGGAATGAACGGCTGGGCGCGCATCTACGAGGCCGTGGAGGTCACGGACTACACCGGCGCGGGAACCCTCCTCCAGTACCAGCGCCCCTCCTCGGGCTGTCTGGGCTACCTGATCTACGACGACGGCGAGGCGGCGGTCATCGACCCGCTCCGGGCGTTCACCGACCGGTACCTAGAGGACGCCGAGGACCTGGGCGTCGACCTGCAGTACGCACTGGACACCCACATCCACGCCGACCACATCTCGGGCGTGCGCGACCTGGACGAGGCGGGCGTCGAGGGCGTCATCCCGGCCGCCGCCGTCGACCGCGGGGTCACCTACGCGGACGAACTGACGACCGCGGCGGACGGCGATACGTTCTCCGTCGGCGAGGTCACCATCGAGGCCGTCTACACCCCCGGCCACACCACGGGGATGACCTCCTATCTGGTCGACGGCAGCCTGCTCGCGACCGGGGACGGGCTCTTCGTCGAGAGCGTCGCCCGCCCCGACCTGGAGGAAGGCGACGAGGGCGCACCTGACGCCGCGCGCATGCTCTACGAGTCGCTGAACGACCGCGTGCTCTCGCTGTCCGACGACACGCTCGTCGGCGGGGCCCACTTCAGCGACGCGGCCGAACCGGCCGCGGACGGCACCTACACCGCCCCCATCGGCCAGCTGGTCGAGGAGATGGACGCGCTCACGATGGACGAAGACGAGTTCGTCGAGCTCATCCTGTCGGACATGCCACCCCGCCCGGCCAACTACGAGGACATCATCGCGACGAACCTCGGGCAGAACGCCGTCGACGACGACCGGGCGTTCACGCTCGAGCTGGGGCCGAACAACTGTGCAGCGAGCCAGGAATCCCTCGCGGGTGACTGA
- a CDS encoding CheF family chemotaxis protein yields MTPTLDISATVLCTSVSSEPSEAQLRLDDSRLSVRGTELAEEANLDEIFDVRLGPPPQAAEQAFGAPVLTVGFERGGQRVVLFVDGSETTLRRVSALLFRRLLDGTEVAACHPATIGGRVPDRQFEIGELRVTPGRVGCTGIRYPLHVELESIVSVGRSERELQGRRDPAIEFRYVRNGVVVGVDLSLNPPRKLNLLGRYLRREYSRTRQPLRGFEPPAPVVRALTRLYAHGGRTDSGAELAAESDAPESLLRSLRQHDLVELDDGEVTLTMRGWTLVFERASAPAATYR; encoded by the coding sequence GTGACGCCGACGCTCGACATCTCGGCGACGGTGCTCTGTACGTCCGTCTCCAGCGAACCGAGCGAGGCACAGCTCCGCCTCGACGACTCCCGCCTCTCGGTCAGAGGCACGGAGCTGGCCGAGGAGGCGAACCTCGACGAGATTTTCGACGTCAGACTCGGCCCGCCCCCGCAGGCCGCCGAGCAGGCCTTCGGCGCTCCGGTCCTCACCGTCGGCTTCGAGCGCGGCGGCCAGCGGGTGGTGCTGTTCGTCGACGGGTCCGAGACGACGTTGCGACGCGTCAGCGCCCTGCTGTTCCGCCGGCTGCTCGACGGGACCGAGGTGGCCGCGTGTCACCCGGCGACGATAGGCGGCCGGGTCCCCGACCGGCAGTTCGAGATCGGCGAACTCCGCGTCACCCCCGGTCGAGTCGGCTGTACGGGCATCAGGTACCCCCTCCACGTCGAGCTCGAGTCTATCGTGAGTGTCGGCCGGTCGGAGCGGGAACTGCAGGGCCGGCGGGACCCGGCCATCGAGTTCCGGTACGTCAGGAACGGCGTCGTCGTCGGCGTCGACCTGTCGCTGAACCCGCCGCGGAAGCTCAATCTCCTGGGCCGGTACCTCCGGCGCGAGTACAGCCGTACCCGACAGCCGCTGCGCGGGTTCGAACCGCCGGCCCCCGTCGTCCGCGCCCTGACGCGGCTGTACGCCCACGGCGGGCGCACGGACTCCGGGGCCGAGCTCGCGGCCGAGTCGGACGCCCCCGAGTCGCTCCTCCGGAGCCTGCGCCAGCACGACCTCGTCGAGTTAGACGACGGCGAGGTCACACTCACGATGCGCGGCTGGACGCTGGTCTTCGAGCGGGCGAGCGCCCCGGCCGCCACCTATCGGTGA
- a CDS encoding YeeE/YedE family protein, with amino-acid sequence MVPELVPLQVAADLFPHGVDRYAIGGLLVGLGAAVIYVGTGISAGASTFLESTLSYVSGQSRFQQYVASRDWRLVFTLGIVLGAAIYAVVYQGGAWTTDVAWWRLLAGGVLVGVGTRVGKGCTSGHGVCGVGSASKTSLAGVLAFLATAILTAQVVAALGVTP; translated from the coding sequence ATGGTCCCTGAACTAGTCCCGCTCCAGGTCGCCGCCGACCTGTTCCCCCACGGCGTCGACCGGTACGCCATCGGCGGGCTCCTCGTCGGCCTCGGGGCGGCGGTCATCTACGTGGGCACCGGCATCAGCGCCGGCGCCAGCACGTTCCTCGAGTCGACGCTGTCGTACGTCTCGGGCCAGTCGCGGTTCCAGCAGTACGTCGCCTCGCGCGACTGGCGACTCGTGTTCACGCTCGGTATCGTCCTCGGGGCCGCTATCTACGCCGTCGTCTACCAGGGCGGCGCCTGGACGACGGACGTCGCCTGGTGGCGACTGCTCGCCGGCGGCGTCCTCGTCGGCGTCGGGACCCGCGTCGGGAAAGGGTGTACCTCCGGCCACGGGGTCTGTGGCGTCGGGTCGGCCTCGAAGACGTCGCTGGCGGGCGTACTCGCGTTCCTGGCCACGGCGATACTGACGGCCCAGGTGGTCGCCGCGCTGGGGGTGACGCCGTGA
- a CDS encoding DUF6691 family protein: MAGALSDRHPLFVPLVLVGGVIFGFGLAFSHMARPEVVLNFLQFEDFGLLFVMFGGAAVTGLAFFVAPRALDRAPLTGDRFERRLKPFDRNVLVGGGIFGVGWGLSGICPGAAYASLGIGNVTILWAIAGMFLGAYAQGWWRSRTDTVDPAATGAD, translated from the coding sequence ATGGCGGGCGCTCTGTCGGACCGCCACCCGCTGTTCGTCCCGCTCGTGCTGGTCGGCGGCGTCATCTTCGGCTTCGGTCTCGCGTTCAGCCACATGGCCCGGCCCGAAGTGGTGCTGAACTTCCTCCAGTTCGAGGACTTCGGCCTGCTGTTCGTGATGTTCGGCGGCGCGGCGGTGACTGGCCTCGCGTTCTTCGTCGCGCCGCGCGCGCTGGACCGGGCGCCGCTGACCGGCGACCGGTTCGAGCGCCGGCTGAAGCCCTTCGACCGGAACGTGCTGGTCGGCGGGGGCATCTTCGGCGTGGGCTGGGGGCTGTCGGGCATCTGTCCCGGCGCCGCCTACGCGAGCCTCGGCATCGGCAACGTGACCATCCTGTGGGCTATCGCGGGGATGTTCCTCGGGGCCTACGCGCAGGGGTGGTGGCGCAGCCGGACGGACACCGTCGACCCTGCCGCCACCGGGGCGGACTGA